GAATCTTGATAGCGCGTCCTTCACTCAGAACAGGCTCGAAGGCTTGAATGCCTAAGCGATGTAGGGTCGGAGCGCGGTTTAACAGAACAGGATGTTCCTTAATGACTTCTTCTAAGACATCCCAAACCTCTGGGCGTACACGTTCGACCATGCGTTTAGCACTTTTAATGTTGTGCGCATGTCCGGCATTAACAAGCTTCTTCATGACAAAAGGCTTAAATAACTCAAGTGCCATTTCTTTTGGCAAGCCACATTGGTGCAATTTGAGTTCTGGCCCTACCACGATAACAGAACGTCCGGAATAGTCAACCCGTTTGCCAAGCAGGTTCTGACGGAAGCGTCCCTGCTTACCTTTGAGCATATCACTTAGCGACTTGAGTGGTCGATTGCCCGGACCCGTAACCGGGCGGCCGCGACGACCATTATCAATAAGCGCGTCAACCGCTTCTTGCAACATACGTTTCTCATTACGGACAATGATGTCAGGAGCACCGAGATCCAACAGACGTTTCAGACGATTGTTTCGGTTGATAACACGGCGGTACAAGTCATTCAAGTCAGAGGTAGCAAATCGACCGCCATCCAACTGAACCATTGGTCGAAGCTCCGGAGGAATGACAGGCACAACATCCAGAATCATCCAGGATGGCGTATTACCCGATTTTCGAAATGCCTCGACGACTTCCAATCGACGGATAGCGCGGATCTTGCGCTGCCCACTAACTTCTTTCAGTTCTTGCCGCAATTCGCGCCCCATTTTATCGAGGTCCAACTCGTCAAGTAACTTCTTTACCGCCTCAGCACCCATGCTGACTTTGAACGCATTGCCATACTTATCACGGTAATCGCGATATTCAGTTTCTGTCAACAGTTGCTTTTTCATTAATGGCGTGTCGCCTGGATCAAGCACAATGTATGAAGCAAAATACAGTACTTTTTCTAAAGAGCGGGGCGAGATATCAAGTATCAAGCCCATCCTGCTGGGAATACCCTTAAAATACCAGATATGGGAAACTGGAGCAGCTAGTTCAATATGCCCCATCCGGTCTCGCCGGACCTTTGAGCGGGTGACTTCTACGCCGCAACGGTCGCAGATGATTCCTTTGTAACGAATGCGTTTATACTTTCCGCAATGACACTCCCAGTCACGAGTTGGCCCAAAGATTTTTTCACAAAAGAGACCTTCCCGCTCCGGCTTCAAAGTTCTGTAGTTGATCGTTTCGGGCTTCTTCACTTCACCATGTGACCAGTTGCGAATTTGATCAGGCGAGGCCAAACCAATACGCATAGAATCGAAATTATTTACATCCAACAAGGGCTTATCGCTCCCTTCGCAAAATCGTCATACCACTAGCAAGCCTGCCTGCGTATGCCGCTTTATTCCTCGATGTCATCGTCCATTTCGTCAAGATAGTGCCGGGAACTAAGTTTCTTCGGTTTCTCGACCTTCGCCTTTTTTAGGCCCGGCTTCCGGCTAAGGAGCTCAAGATCATCATCAGTGGCAGGAGCGCCTATTCTTTCTGTTCCCAGATCGCCAATTTCCGCAATGATGTCAAGTTCTTCTTCAATGGGATCCAAGTCGTCAGAGCCGTCTTCCAGTTCATCAACTTGATAGTCAGGTTTCTGTTCTGGCACACGCTTGACTAGTGCTTCGTCACCCAAGTTAAAATCTAGCTCTTTCGCGGTTTCGTGGATATCATCTTCTGTGTCGCGGATGAGAATCTCTTGGGCATCTTCAGATAGAATCTTTACATCCAATCCGATGCTTTGCAGCTCTTTGATAAGAACCTTAAATGATTCTGGTACACCGGGTTCAGGCACATTCTCACCTTTGACGATAGCCTCATAGGTTTTTACCCGGCCGACTACATCATCTGACTTGACAGTAAGCAGTTCTTGCAGAGTGTACGCGGCGCCATATGCTTCAAGCGCCCAAACCTCCATCTCGCCAAAGCGCTGACCGCCAAACTGTGCCTTGCCACCTAGCGGTTGCTGGGTAACCAGTGAATACGGTCCAGTGGAGCGGGCATGGATCTTGTCGTCAACTAAGTGAGCGAGTTTCAGCATATAAACATAGCCAACCGTAACTTGATTATCAAAAGCAATACCCGTGCGACCATCATAAAGAGTGCTCTTGCCATTTGCAGGTAGACCGGCTACTTCTAAGGTCTTTACTACTTCTTGCTCTGATGCACCGTCGAAGACCGGAGTTGCCAAATGAATACCGGCGATATCTGGTTTGGGCAAACCATGCTTAGCGAAATTGTAACCATTAGCTTTTAATCTCTCTTCCACATGGGGGTCACCATTTTTAACTTGCATGCCTAACACGGCGGCAGCATAACCTAAGTGAGTCTCCAAGACCTGACCGATATTCATACGTGAAGGTACGCCCAATGGGTTGAGAACAATCTGTACCGGCGTACCGTCAGCCATGAAAGGCATATCTTCTTCCGGCATAATCCGGGATACGACGCCCTTGTTACCGTGACGACCTGCCATTTTATCGCCTTCAGATATCTTGCGTTTCTGAGCGATGTAGACGCGCACCAGTTGATTAACTCCAGGCGGTAATTCATCACCGTTCTCGCGACTAAAGACCTTTACATCGACAATCTTGCCAGCTTCTCCATGAGGAACACGCAGCGATGTATCACGGACTTCACGCGCTTTTTCACCAAAAATAGCGCGTAACAATCGTTCTTCAGCTGTTAATTCGGTTTCACCTTTTGGAGTAACCTTGCCAACCAAGATATCGCCAGGGCGAACCTCCGCGCCAACGCGGATTATACCGCGATCATCCAAGTCGCGCAGTACTTCTTCAGCGACATTAGGAATATCACGAGTGATCTCTTCTGGTCCCAACTTGGTATCGCGGGAGTCACACTCATATTCTTCAATATGTATGGAGGTGAAGATATCTTCTTTTACCAGGCGCTCACTTAGCAGAATAGCATCCTCGTAATTGTAGCCTTCCCAGGGCATGAATGCTACCAAGACGTTAAAACCAAGTGCTAGTTCGCCTTTATCAGTCGAAGGGCCATCAGCCAGGACAGTCCCTTTCTCCACTCGCTCACCCTTAAAGATAATGGGTTTTTGGTTAATGCAAGTCCCTTGGTTTGAACGAAGGTATTTAAGGAGCTTATAGCGATCAAGAGTATTGGCATCGGTGCGAACAACGATTTCCTTAGCTGTAACTGACTCAATAGTCCCCGCGTTTTTCGCCAACGCAACGACACCTGAATCTCTTGCAGCCTTATATTCCATACCAGTACCCACAAGCGGGGCCTGTGTCCGCAGCAGCGGTACAGCCTGGCGTTGCATGTTAGCTCCCATCAGCGCACGGTTCGCGTCATCATTCTCCAAAAACGGGATCATGGCTGTTGCAATGGAGACAACTTGCTTCGGTGAAACATCCATATAGTCCACTTTTTCAGGCAGAACGACGAGAATCTCATTTTTATAGCGTGCCATCACGCGAGGCTCAACAAACCAACTATCTTCGTTTAGTTCGTCATTAGCCTGAGCGACAATCATTTCGTCTTCTTCGTCTGCAGTCAAGTAGACGACTTCATCTGTTACTTTGCGATTCTCCTTATCAACTTTGCGATAGGGAGTCTCCAGAAAACCAAATTCATTAATACGGGCAAAGGTAGACAGGGAGCCGATTAGACCGATATTTGGACCCTCAGGAGTCTCGATTGGGCACATGCGACCATAGTGAGAGTAGTGAACATCGCGAACCTCGAAACCAGCGCGTTCCCGGCTCAAGCCACCTGGTCCCAGTGCGCTAAGACGGCGTTTATGGGTCAATTCAGCCAGCGGGTTGGTTTGATCCATAAACTGTGATAACTGGCTAGAACCAAAAAACTCTTTGATCGCCGCAACAACTGGTCGAATATTAATAAGTGCCTGTGGCGTGATGACATCCGTATCTTGGATGGTACTACGCTCTTTAACAACCCGTTCCATTCTTGATAAACCAATGCGGAACTGATTTTGCAGCAATTCACCCACTGACCGCAAACGGCGATTACCTAAATGGTCAATATCATCAGTATTGCCATGACCTTCAATCAAATTAAGCAGATAGCTGATGGTTGCAATAATATCTTCTCTGGTGATTGTACGATGATTATATGGCAGCGTTGGGTTGCAATTCATCTTAATCACTGTACCATCTTTTTGACGAATTTTCACTTCTATCAGCTTATTATCGGCAAATACACGATGCTCTTCCAGACGTTTCAATATCTTCTCATCAACAACTGCGCCTTCAGGTGCAACGATTTCACCGTCAGCATCTACTATGGCTTGATGAAGGGTTTTCCCCATCAGCCGTCTGCGCCAACCTAATTTTTTAGTTAATTTATAACGTCCAACTGTGGCTAAATCATAACGCTTGGCATCGAAAAACAGAGATTCCAGCAACTGCGCGGCATTGTCAACAGTAGGCGGTTCGCCGGGACGTAAACGCTTATAGATCTCAACCAAAGCTTCTTCCCGCGATTCAGTATTATCACGATCTAGAGTTGCGCGAATCCGGGAATCATCGTTAAACAATTCTAGTATCGTATTCTTAGAAGCAAAACCAAGTGCACGAATTAGCACAGTGACAGGGAGTTTCCGCGTGCGATCAACCCGGACAGAAATGATATCATTCGCATCAGTTTCCAGCTCAAGCCAGGCGCCGCGATTAGGAATGACGGTAGCGTTATATAATTTTTTGCCACTAGTATCGATCGACTCATTGTAATATACGCCGGGAGAACGAACCAACTGGCTGACAATGACACGCTCAGCACCATTTATGATGAACGTTCCATTCTCTGTCATCAGGGGAAAGTCTCCCATGAACACTTCTGATTCCTTAATTTCACCGGTCTCTTTACTGAATAAACGAACGCTGACCTTGAGCGGCGCGGAATATGTAACATCGCGCTCTTTGCACTCCTCGACAGCATACTTCGGTTCACCCAGAGTAAAACTGACAAAAGAAAGGACAAGATTGCCCGTGAAGTCCTGGATTGGCGAAATATCACTAAATATTTCTTGCAAGCCTTCTCTGAGAAACCACTCATACGAATTCTTCTGAATTTCGATGAGGTTAGGCATGTCCAGCACTTCGTTAATTTTGGCGTAGCTGTATCTGGCCTTCTTGCCCACCGGAACAGGATTGAACATTGTATCCTTCACCCCTTAGCCCAAATTAAACAATGAATGGCAAAGCATAAAGCTGCATTAAACGGTAAACACTAAATACGAAAATAAGCAAGGTTCTTGCATTGATGGTAAGGACCTTGCCTTTTTCAGCCGATGAAAGGGTATTTCATCCTCCATTATATTACTATTTCCTGGGAACAAAGAGTTTATACCGTAAGAAATTAAATATGTATACGAAAAAAGGGTAATATGTACCGCGATTAATAATGTTAGCATACAATTTCATAAATGTCAATGCACTGAGTACATAAAAAAAGACGCCCCACACGGAGCGTCTTTTTTCGATACTGTATTTTGGGAATTACTTAACGTCGACAGATGCGCCAGCTTCAACCAATTTAGCTTTAATCGCTTCAGCATCAGCTTTGGAGATTTTTTCTTTGACAGGTTTCGGAGCGCCGTCAACCAAATCTTTTGCTTCTTTCAAGCCAAGGCCAGTCAGTTCGCGAACAACTTTGATAACGTTGATCTTGGCAGCGCCAGCGCTGGTCAGGATTACGTCAAATTCAGTTTGTTCTTCAGCAGCCGCAGGAGCAGCAGCCGCAGGAGCAGCAGCCATTGCTACAGGAGCAGCAGCAGATACGCCAAATTTTTCTTCCAGAGCTTTCACCAGTTCGGACAGTTCGAGGACAGTCATTTGCTCAATGGCTTCCATGATTTGTTCTTTATTCATTATAAAACCCTCCAAAATTTAATTTAATTAATTTTAATTATCCAGTCAAGCTAAATTAGTTAGCTTATGCGGATTCTTTTTGTTTGCGAATGGCTTCAAGCGCACAAACCAGATTCCGTGTGGTTCCGTGCAGAACGTTGACCAGTCCAACGATCGGCGATTGCATACCTGCCAGCAGTTGAGCGAGGAGAACCTCGCGCGAAGGTAGGCTTGCCAGTGATTTTACACCATTAGCATCAATAACTTTACCTTCGACGATACCAGCTTTAATTTCCAGGTTTTTTCCCTTAAGCTCTTTAACAAATTCTGAGAGAACTTTAGCAGGAGCTACAGGGTCTGTGTAGGAAATTGCAATTGCAGTGGTACCCTCAAGATGTTTGTCGAGTCCGGTGATATTTGCTTTTGCTGCCGCAATGCGGGTCAGCGTATTCTTCACCACACGATATTCGACTTCTGCTTCACGCAACTTACGGCGAAGCTTAGTGTCTTGAGCAACAGACAAACCACTATACGTGGTTAGTACCGCACCTTTAGTACGAGTCAGCTTATCAGATAGCTCAGCTACGAGTTGTTCCTTTTCGGTAGTAATCGGCATTTCTTTTCCACCTCCTTTAGCGGATTAACTCTTGGATAATCAAAAACGACCTCTCGGCAATAGTACCGGAGGTCGTTAAAGGCATAACCAAAACACTGCGCCTTTTTCCCCGGCCTCGGCAGGCGGACTACTGTCACTTACGTTTAAGAGACACCTGCTGTCTATAGCCCAACTATGAAGTTAAGATAGAAGTTATTCTTTCTTGCCGGGGGCTTTGAGTGGGTTCACCCGAATGCCGGGTCCCATGGTCGTACTGACGCTGATGTTGCGCATATACTGACCTTTAGCGGCTGCAGGCTTCACCTTAATCAAAATGTCGATTAAGGCTTGGAAATTTTTCAAAAGTTTTTCGTTTTCGAAAGAAATCTTGCCGATAGGTGCATGAATGTTGCCAGCCTTATCAGTACGATATTCGATCTTACCAGCTTTAATCTCATTGATAGCTCGAGTTAAATCTGGAGTTACTGTGCCTACTTTAGGGTTAGGCATTAAGCCCTTAGGACCCAGGATTTTGCCAAGACGACCGACAAGAGCCATCATGTCAGGAGTGGCTACAGCCACATCAAAATCCGTCCAGCCTCCCTGAATCTTAGCAACAATATCCTCAGCGCCGACAAAATCAGCGCCAGCGAGTTCAGCTTCTTTGGCTTTCTCGCCTTTAGCAAATACTAGTACGCGTTTAGTTTTACCTGTACCAAAAGGAAGAACTACCGCGCCACGGACTTGTTGATCAGCGTGCTTAGGATCAACACCAAGCTTAACCGCTAGCTCAACAGTCTCGTCAAATTTTGCAGTCGCCGTTTTCTTAATAAGCTCGATTGCTTCTTCTGGATCATAAAGCTTCGCGATATCGATAAGCTTTATGGCCTCAGCATACTTTTTTCCATGTTTAGCCATACAATAGCCTCCTGTTTGTGGTATTAGCGGATAATCCTCCCACATCCGTCATAACCGACGGCCAGCGCAACCAATGCGCCAGTAAATGAGATTAGTCAACAATATCAATGCCCATACTACGCGCGGTTCCTTCAATCATACGCATAGCAGCTTCGACGCTGGCTGCATTGAGGTCCTGCATTTTGCTTTCTGCAATCTCACGTACTTTATTCCGAGAGACCTTAGCAACCTTCTTCTTGTTCGGTTCGCCGGAAGCAGTTTCTATGCCAGCAGCCTTTTTCAAAAGCACAGCGGCCGGCGGGGTCTTGGTAATAAAGCTAAAGGATCTGTCTTCAAAGACAGTAATCTCTACCGGGATGATAAGACCCGCCTGAGCAGCGGTTCTCTCGTTGAACTCCTTGACAAACGCCATAATATTCACGCCAGCTTGGCCTAAAGCGGGGCCGACGGGAGGAGCGGGAGTCGCCTTGCCAGCAGGAACTTGTAGTTTGACAAGCTTAACAACCTTCTTAGCCACGATTACACCTCCTTACTATCAAAAGATGTGGTCAAGCGGGTTTTGGAAACCCTCCCACGTTAGGTAACGATCTTACATTTTAGCCACTTGTGAAAAATCGAGTTCTATAGGAGTTTCGCGCCCAAACATATTCACCAGAACTTTCAGCTTGCCTCGTTCTGGATATATCTCAAGCACGGTGGCTGACCAATTCTCAAATGCGCCCGAAGTAATACGGATAATTTCTTTGGGATGGATGTCAATTTTAGGGCGGGTTTCTTCAATACCCATAGACTTCAAAATACGTTTGATTTCAGCTGGGCTTAATGGGGTGGGCTTGGTGCCGGACCCAACGAATCCGGTTACACCTGGCGTATTGCGAACAACATACCAAGACCGGTCGTTTACAATCATTTCAACCAAAACATACCCTGGAAAGACCTTCTTCTTTGTGATCTTTTTCTTGTCGCCTTTGATTTCGACTTCGTCTTCCATCGGCACAAGAACCTGGAAAATTTCATTCTCCATCCCCATAGAATGGACTTTTCTTTCCAAGTTGGTCTTTACTTTATTTTCATAGCCAGAGTATGTATGGATGACATACCAATTTCTTTCGGATTCCATAGCCATAAGGGACGCCGCGGCGTCGTCTCACCCCCTACTTGATGATAGCCTTCAACAGTCCTGTAAAGGACGTGTCAATTATCCAAATTAGAGCCGCTACGACGACCACGGAAACAAAAACTACTCCCGTGTAAGCAACTAACTCACGCCGCGTCGGCCAGGAGACTTTTTTCAGTTCAGCCCGGACTTCGCGAACGAACTTTTTAATGCGCGACGTATTCGTCTGTACCGCCGTTTCTTGAGCAGCCATTTTCTCACATCCCCGTATCATACTGCCGCATACTGCCGCATACTGCAAAGACTGGCAGGGGCGGCAGGAATCGAACCCGCAACCAACGGTTTTGGAGACCGCTACTCTACCAGTTGAGCTACACCCCTAGAGCACGAAATTTATTATACGTTATTTCGTTTCTTTGTGTAAAGTCTGTTTTTTGCAGAACTTGCAGTACTTGTTGAATTCTAATCTGTCAGGATCATTTTTTTTGTTTTTATTGGACTGGTAGTTGCGTGATTTGCAATCCCCACAGGCCAACGTAATCGCGATACGCACGTTACACACCTCTTTCAGCCGTAAAATAGCAAGCTTTTCAAAATATCGCTAATATAATGTATCACACTTGAAAAGGCATGTCAATAGTCCACATACCCGGGTGTTTAGGCATTCAATCATCCTGCCCGGCTTTGTTTCGCCTTCGCACAGCCTGTAAGCCTCCGCCCTTTTAGGTCAGGGACTAACAGGCTGTCGCTCGAACCCCTAAAGTGAGCCTTCGGCTGAGCGAATTCAAAGATTTCGAGCCTCATT
Above is a genomic segment from Anaerosporomusa subterranea containing:
- the rpmG gene encoding 50S ribosomal protein L33 — encoded protein: MRIAITLACGDCKSRNYQSNKNKKNDPDRLEFNKYCKFCKKQTLHKETK
- the rplJ gene encoding 50S ribosomal protein L10 — encoded protein: MPITTEKEQLVAELSDKLTRTKGAVLTTYSGLSVAQDTKLRRKLREAEVEYRVVKNTLTRIAAAKANITGLDKHLEGTTAIAISYTDPVAPAKVLSEFVKELKGKNLEIKAGIVEGKVIDANGVKSLASLPSREVLLAQLLAGMQSPIVGLVNVLHGTTRNLVCALEAIRKQKESA
- the rpoB gene encoding DNA-directed RNA polymerase subunit beta; the encoded protein is MFNPVPVGKKARYSYAKINEVLDMPNLIEIQKNSYEWFLREGLQEIFSDISPIQDFTGNLVLSFVSFTLGEPKYAVEECKERDVTYSAPLKVSVRLFSKETGEIKESEVFMGDFPLMTENGTFIINGAERVIVSQLVRSPGVYYNESIDTSGKKLYNATVIPNRGAWLELETDANDIISVRVDRTRKLPVTVLIRALGFASKNTILELFNDDSRIRATLDRDNTESREEALVEIYKRLRPGEPPTVDNAAQLLESLFFDAKRYDLATVGRYKLTKKLGWRRRLMGKTLHQAIVDADGEIVAPEGAVVDEKILKRLEEHRVFADNKLIEVKIRQKDGTVIKMNCNPTLPYNHRTITREDIIATISYLLNLIEGHGNTDDIDHLGNRRLRSVGELLQNQFRIGLSRMERVVKERSTIQDTDVITPQALINIRPVVAAIKEFFGSSQLSQFMDQTNPLAELTHKRRLSALGPGGLSRERAGFEVRDVHYSHYGRMCPIETPEGPNIGLIGSLSTFARINEFGFLETPYRKVDKENRKVTDEVVYLTADEEDEMIVAQANDELNEDSWFVEPRVMARYKNEILVVLPEKVDYMDVSPKQVVSIATAMIPFLENDDANRALMGANMQRQAVPLLRTQAPLVGTGMEYKAARDSGVVALAKNAGTIESVTAKEIVVRTDANTLDRYKLLKYLRSNQGTCINQKPIIFKGERVEKGTVLADGPSTDKGELALGFNVLVAFMPWEGYNYEDAILLSERLVKEDIFTSIHIEEYECDSRDTKLGPEEITRDIPNVAEEVLRDLDDRGIIRVGAEVRPGDILVGKVTPKGETELTAEERLLRAIFGEKAREVRDTSLRVPHGEAGKIVDVKVFSRENGDELPPGVNQLVRVYIAQKRKISEGDKMAGRHGNKGVVSRIMPEEDMPFMADGTPVQIVLNPLGVPSRMNIGQVLETHLGYAAAVLGMQVKNGDPHVEERLKANGYNFAKHGLPKPDIAGIHLATPVFDGASEQEVVKTLEVAGLPANGKSTLYDGRTGIAFDNQVTVGYVYMLKLAHLVDDKIHARSTGPYSLVTQQPLGGKAQFGGQRFGEMEVWALEAYGAAYTLQELLTVKSDDVVGRVKTYEAIVKGENVPEPGVPESFKVLIKELQSIGLDVKILSEDAQEILIRDTEDDIHETAKELDFNLGDEALVKRVPEQKPDYQVDELEDGSDDLDPIEEELDIIAEIGDLGTERIGAPATDDDLELLSRKPGLKKAKVEKPKKLSSRHYLDEMDDDIEE
- the rplA gene encoding 50S ribosomal protein L1 produces the protein MAKHGKKYAEAIKLIDIAKLYDPEEAIELIKKTATAKFDETVELAVKLGVDPKHADQQVRGAVVLPFGTGKTKRVLVFAKGEKAKEAELAGADFVGAEDIVAKIQGGWTDFDVAVATPDMMALVGRLGKILGPKGLMPNPKVGTVTPDLTRAINEIKAGKIEYRTDKAGNIHAPIGKISFENEKLLKNFQALIDILIKVKPAAAKGQYMRNISVSTTMGPGIRVNPLKAPGKKE
- the nusG gene encoding transcription termination/antitermination protein NusG, producing the protein MESERNWYVIHTYSGYENKVKTNLERKVHSMGMENEIFQVLVPMEDEVEIKGDKKKITKKKVFPGYVLVEMIVNDRSWYVVRNTPGVTGFVGSGTKPTPLSPAEIKRILKSMGIEETRPKIDIHPKEIIRITSGAFENWSATVLEIYPERGKLKVLVNMFGRETPIELDFSQVAKM
- the rplL gene encoding 50S ribosomal protein L7/L12, coding for MNKEQIMEAIEQMTVLELSELVKALEEKFGVSAAAPVAMAAAPAAAAPAAAEEQTEFDVILTSAGAAKINVIKVVRELTGLGLKEAKDLVDGAPKPVKEKISKADAEAIKAKLVEAGASVDVK
- the secE gene encoding preprotein translocase subunit SecE, translating into MAAQETAVQTNTSRIKKFVREVRAELKKVSWPTRRELVAYTGVVFVSVVVVAALIWIIDTSFTGLLKAIIK
- the rplK gene encoding 50S ribosomal protein L11; the encoded protein is MAKKVVKLVKLQVPAGKATPAPPVGPALGQAGVNIMAFVKEFNERTAAQAGLIIPVEITVFEDRSFSFITKTPPAAVLLKKAAGIETASGEPNKKKVAKVSRNKVREIAESKMQDLNAASVEAAMRMIEGTARSMGIDIVD